GCGGTAATCGAGCACGCGCATCCCGAATCGCCCTTCGATCTGCGAACCGAGTGGAAAGTTTACCGGCGGTTGCTCGGAGTACATCGACTCGTATTGGCGGATCGCGAGGCTCTTCTCCGGCACCCAGCCGAAATACTGCCCCTGCGCGAGCGCGAGGTATCCGCCTCCCTGCTGGGCCACGATCTTCACCGCAGCACCCTTGGGCAGAATCTTCTTGATCGCCTTTGGACCGTAGGCGATCGAGACTTCTTCGCTGGTCGTCGTCGTCATGTCCACGGGGATGCCGAAGAGCACGTCCCAGCGCGGGCGGGTGCGTTCGATCTCGTTCGCGAACCGAAAGTCGAGCGGGTCACGCGCCTCCATCGAGAGGACGCCGGTGATCGTCTTGGGCTTGAACTCGCGATAGATCGGGTCGAGGGCGCGGCCTTCGATGCGAAACGTGCGCCACGTGCCGGGTCGCCATGGGTCGTTGCTCGTCACCGCGGGTTCGAATCCGAGCCCCGGCGAGTGTTTTTCCAGACTCGGCTCGGTGCCGAAGTTGACGACGAGCTTCGAAAAGATTCCGGCGCGGAAGATCAGCCGTTCGCTGTTGTTGCGGATCGCGCCGCTCACCACGAGACGCACGCCCTTTTCGCGCGAGGTCGGCGCGCCGATGGGATTGATCGATGGATCGGCGAGGTAGCAGTTGTGGATGAGCACGGTGAATGGGTTTTCGAGCCCCGTGGGTCTGGGCGGCTCGGCTTCCGTTGTCGCGGACGTCCCCGGCAGCGGCATCGCCGGGGAGGGTGACGCGCTCTGGCTCGGAGTCGGCTCCGCGCTCGGGGGGGCGATCGGTTCGCGCGTGCAACCCGCCGCGAACGCCGCAAGGGCGAGCCCGGCGAGAATAGCGATGGACCTGTGCGCCCGTTTCAGTGGGTGTCCCTCCCCCAAGGACGAGCGCATGATAGCCCCCGAGGGGGAAAAGGCAAGTTTTCCCAAATGAATCGAGGGGTTGAAGAGGGTGGTCGAGGTAGAACGCCGTGCGCGAAGACGATGCAAACCCGCAGGTGGCGATTGAGGTCGCAACGAGTCGCAGTTATGGCAAAATAGTTCTTGCATCCGTGATCGCGACGTGAGATGATTCGGTCGATTTCGGATGACATTCCGCCGCGATCAACGGAAAGAAGGGTAATTCCATGACGTGTGCGAATTGGCTTTGCTATTCCTTGGTTCTCGTTCTTGCGTTCAGTTCAACAGCAATCGCCGCATCTCCGGAATCGATCTCCGTCGAAGAGGCTCAACCGGCCAGCGAGTCGGTAGCCGGCGCGAAAAACGCGCTTCTCGCGACCGATCCCGAGACGAATGTTGTGTGGGGTCGGTATTCCGGCCATCCGAAGATCGTCTCCGGCTTCACCCCCGTCGAGACCGACGGCGATTTTGACGGAGCGGTTCGACAATTTCTGAACGAGCATGCAGGTCTCTGGGGATTCGACGACGCGCGCAAAGGCGCGGATGAAGTGGATGCGGCTATAGGAGCCGGGGAGATCGTTTACGACTGCCGACGCGACGAGGTCGGCGTCCTCGAAGGACTGACCGAGAACGAGAAGATCGAACCGGTCTGTGCCGAGATCACGATCGTGACCTACCCGCAGTTCGTTCGCGGGCTGCGGTTCCGGAGCGGCAACCTCGCTGCCATCTTCGACTCGAAGGACCGCCTGATGGCGCTGCGTGGGGAGTTTCTCGGTCGGACCGAGGTCCCTGCGGTTCCTTGGGTGGATGAAGAGCAGGCTCTTGCGGTTGTCGAGGATCGGATCGATGTCGAGGGTACCGAAGCAACCGTTCTTTCGACCGATCTTGGTTACGCGTTCTTTGACGAGATCTTGCCGGTCTGGCGGATCGACGCTGTGGGGGGTTCGCAGGGACGCGATGTTTCCTACTTCGTGAACGCCGAAACCGGAGACCTGATCGGCGAGCGAAACAATGTCGACGGTTATATTGACGACACGTACGACGCCATCGCGCAAGGGTACAGCCTCGACAACGAGGCGGCGCACGTTTGCAACGAACCCGGTCTGCGGCAGCGCTGGGTGGATACAAGCTATCGATCCAGCTCCACTCAGTTTGCTTTTAACCCGGACGTTCACGTATACGATTTGCAATCCAGCACTTTGTATTACACTACACCAGACGATCAAGTGTTTGAATATACACCTAGAGGATCGAACAGCGGAACGATAATAAAAATGTTTAATTACAAATGTGTCTTAGATTATATTGGCGACGGTTGCAGGAACAGCGTAAATAGTGTTATTGGCAAAAACGATATCAACACGTGGACAGTTTTTCATCACATGCTCTATGTGATAAACTATTTTCGCTCCCTTGGGTTCACCGAAGAGGTCCAAGATAGCGGAGATTATCCGGATGGGCACAACCTGAATGTGATCGTCAACCGCAATTACGAGTGGAAAACTGACGAGCTTTGCGGGGAAGCGCCGAGATCGTGCTTTCGGGAGCGTGGATTCCCGAACACGTCAAGTTCTATTTATGATGATCTTTGGCCTGTGTTCTCCGTCGACCGTTACGTGGGCTGGCTTTGGAAGCCGACGATCGTCTTGTGGGGAAATGAAGTATATGAATCGAAGTCCGGCACTCACGGTCTGCATCGAACGGTTCGACACGGGGACATGTATCACGAATTTATTCACTACATTGAAAAATTGCATTTCGCTGATGACTATTGGGGAGGAAATTATAACAAAACGACGAGCTTCCTCTCGGAAGAGTCGAAGGCGTACAAAGAAGGTTTCGCCATGTACTTCGGAGCCTCGCTGGGCGGCGAGTCGGAATCGAATTTCTATATGTCCCAGCGCAGATGTCGCAGTGATTCGACGTTTCATTGGTCGGCGAGCCCCCATCAAGGAATTGCGGACGCGAACATGCAGTATTCCGAGTCTGCCCAGTGCTGCGGTGGTGAGTACGCATTGGGTCGGGTACTGGATCAGATACTGTGGGATTTGGAAGAAGGGATCGGAACGGGTGTCGATGAACTCGGAAAAAGCTACGTCCATCGGCTCGCGTACTTGACCATTGCCGAAGTATGGCATGCCCTCGTTCCGGCGCAGACGATGTACGATTTGTATCTGCAAATGGACGAAGTAGCGCATTACGACCTCGCGGGGGAGTGCCCCGTCGGTGCCGACTGCCGAGGATCGATCGAGGCGGCGTTCAATCGACATGGAGTCTGCACGAACCCGCCATGCCTCTATCTCGAACTGAACGAGATCTCGGGGATTTCCGGCGACGGCGTCAACGAAGGATGCCTGGACCTGACCTGTTTCTCCGGCGCACCCTACGATCCGACTAGCCAAGATACATTGGAAGAAACAGACTGCGAGGCCCGATACTGCCACACCCCGAGACCGGACTCACCGTACAACGAAGAATGCGATGGATTTAGCGGGGAGCGACGTGATGTCATCTGCTGTGAAACGGTCTGCGTTGACCCACAAGTCGACTCCTGCAACGGCGCGTTGACACCGACGCAGTGCGAAGCGCTCTGCGCGAACGATCTGTGGAGATGGGAGTATCGCGACTGTCTGACGGACAATGCGCGATTCAATGGGAGCAATTGCAGTGCTTGCGAGGTGTACAAATGAATTCACCGAAAGACATCTCGGTTTGGGTGTCGCTGATTCTTATCTTGTTGACTGCCGCGTGCAATGGGTCGAGCGAAGACGATGGGGGTAGTGATGATCAGTATCCCGACGACGATGATGACGGCTACGGCATTGACTTGATTGACGATGTCGGCGCCTTGTTGTTCGTGGGAGGATTCGTCTCTTATGCGCCGCAAACGCCATTGAGTTTATATTTGATCACGTCGGAAGAAGCCGAGTTGTTATCCACGCCGTTTGATTATATAATTGACCTGTCCTTTATTTCAACGAATTACGGTTGGGGAATTACAGACAAAGGCACTTTATTGGAGTATTTTAACGGAGAATGGGCAAAGTTCGATCCAGCGCCATGTAATGATGTCGAGGCTATTGAATTGTTTGGTATTCGAAGCGGCTTTGCGTTGTGTGACGATGGATTATTTGCGATGGAGTCAAATGGATGGATCACAAAATTATCTTTTACAGCCGACTCGGAAGGGATCTATCTTGGAATGCATTGTCTCGATGAAAGTGATTGCGTAATTTGGGATGCTCACGAAGTAAGTCGATTTGATGGAGAATCTGTTTTGGAAATTTTAAATTTTGGAGAAAATTTTTACGTTGAATCAGTGGAAATGCAAAATCACGATACAATATATCTCGTCGCGATTGTTGGAGAAGAAGAGTGGGCGGTAAGTAGGTATGAAGACGGAGAGTGGGTTTCTGAGGATCGCCCCCTGTTTGGATCGCACTTGTCTGATAGCCCGAATATTTCGCGAATTGACAACGAGACTGTCGTCGTTGCGTGGGAATCATATTATGATGAACCTCCCAGCTCGGTTCTATTGCGCGATGGATTTGACTACGCGATCAACACTGTTTGGCCCTGCCACTCTTACGAATTTTCGGATAGTGGTTCGGGGCGCGGATATTGCATAGCTTTCCCAGAGTACTACGGTGGAGAAATATATTACGTAGATGCAAAAAATATGTCAGCGGAAAAGATTTATGATGTAGAAAGCAGCGTAAATGTTGACGATGTAACGTATGACGTGACTTCCGTCAGAATTTCGACCTTCGATCTGGAGTGAACCTGGCGGCTGGGCCTGTCGCCATCGGTGGCTGCGCGCCGGTGAACCCGAGCCTGTACAAATTTTCCGCTCGTCCTTGACACCGCCCCGCCCTTGATCGAAGAAGGACGCGCGCCGCGCGGGCGCGGCTTTTTCGGGCTCGGGGCCGTCATGACACACATCGACGAATCGCGGGTTTTGCCTTACGGCGACAAGGCCGACGACGGGGCCGTGCAGCTTTCGTTCACGCTGCCGATCCCCTGCGACGCCCGCGCCCCGCACGCAGCCATGGCCCTCGCCTCGAAGATGGGCCTTCGCGAGGCGTCCGTCGTTCATGCGGCGGACCTCGGCGGCTATACATTTTTCATCGTCTACGCCCAGAGCCCGCACGCGGTGGACGTGACAACGCTGGACGTTCCGACGGTGAATGTCGAGGTTTGGGACCGCGAGACAATCGACCGGCTGATCGCCGAACGACTCGGCAGGCCGCTCGTGATGGTCGGCGCGTGCATCGGCGAAGACGCGCACACCGTGGGGATCGACGCGATCATGAACATGAAGGGATTCGCGGGCCACTACGGGCTGGAACGCTACCGCCAGATCGAGGCGACGAATCTCGGCGCGCAGGTCGCGCCGGAGCGGCTGCTCGACGAGGCGGTGCGGCGCGGGGCCGACGCGATCCTCGCTAGCCAGATCGTCACCGGAAACGACCTGCACCGGCTGAACCTGACGCGACTGGTGGAATTGGCCGAAGCGGCGGGGCTGCGCGAGCGGTTCCTGCTGATTTGCGGCGGACCGCGCATCGACCACATGCTCGCACTCGAACTGGGTTTCGACGCCGGGTTCGGGCGCGGCACCTACGCCGAACACGTCGCGTCGTTCGTATTGCAGCATCTGCTGAAGCGCGCGGGGACGTCGCCGGCTCCCGCCGCCTGAAATTTTCCTTTTGGAGAGTGCCATGTCGACGCGTTTGCCCCTGACCAACTCGATGCGCATGTACGAAGACGCGAAGCGCCTGATTCCCGGCGGCATGATGGGCATCCGCCGCCCGTACAACTTTGTGCCCGGTGAATACCCAATTTTCCTCGCGAGGGGGCAGGGCGGGCGCGTCACCGACGTCGACGGCAACGAGTATGTCGATTTCCTGTGCGCCTACGGGCCGATTATCCTCGGCTACCGCGAGGCCGAGGTGGACGACGCCGCGATCGACCATATCCGCGAAAACGGCTTCTGCTTTTCGCTTGTCCACGAGACGCAGAATACCCTGATCGAAACGCTGCGCCGCGTGATTCCATGTTGCGAGATGGGGTTCACGGTCAAAACGGGCTCCGACGCCACCACCGCAGCAATCCGCGTGGCGCGCGGATTTACCGGCAAGCTCAAGATCCTGCGTTGCGGGTATCACGGCTGGCACGACTGGTGCGTCGAGGTGCACGGCGGAGTGCCGCAAAAGCTCTACGAGGACACGCACGAGTTTGCCTACAACCGGCTCGACGAACTCGACGACCTGCTGAAGCGTCACGCGGGACAGGTCGCCGCGATCATCGTGACCCCGGTGGGGCACCCGCTCGCGCATCCGGTCGAAGCCCCCGCTCCGGGTTTTCTGGAGGGCGTGCGGGAACTGGCCAATCGCCACGAATGCGTGCTGATTTTCGACGAGATCCGCAGCGGATTCCGCGTGGCGATGGGCGGCGCGCAGGAGCGCTACGGCGTGACGCCGGACCTCGCCACCTTCGGCAAGGCGATGGCGAACGGCTGGCCAATCGCCGCGGTGGTGGGTCGCGCGGACGTCATGAGAGTCGTCGAGAAAGAGGTCTTCGTCTCGTCCACCTACTTCCCGAACAGCTCGGACATCGTGGCCGCGCTCAAAACGATCGAGATTCTGGAACGCGACCGCGTACTCGACGCGATCTGGTCGCGCGGCGAGGCGTTTTTGGCGCGGTTGCGCGCGGCGGTGGAGGCTTCGGGAGTGGATGCGCACGTGTCGGGCGTGCCGCCGATGCCGTTCATCACGTTCCCGACGAAACCCGACGGAACGCACAAGGATCAGCGCACGCGCTTTTACACCGAGGTCATCCGGCGGGGGGTCTTCCTGCAACCCTACCATCACGGGTACATTTGCTGGCGGCACACGCAGGCGGATCTGGATCAGGCGGTCGGCGCCGTGGAAGAGGCACTGGCCGAACTGCGGAGGAATTCTTGACGAAGGAACGGGCGCTGCCGCTTCTCATGCGGGGCACGGCGATCGCCATGGGCGCGTCGCTGGGGCTTTCGCACCTGTTTTTCCCGACGCGATACTTCAATCTCCTTGGGCAAACGAACTGGGACCCCGCCGATCCGTTTCACCGATTTCTCGCGCACGTCGTCGGCGTGCTGGTGCTAGCGCTGTGCGCGGGGATTTGGCACGCCGCTCGCGATCCGCGCCGCTATCGCCTCGTCATCGGGCAGTTCTTCATCGCGTCGGCGCTCATCTTGCCCGTGTACCTGTATCACTTGATTTTCACGGGCGCGATCGGCGGCATGGAGTGGTTCGTGCTTGTGGGCGTCGTCGCGCTCAATTACGGCTTCATCCGGCTCTATCCCGGCGCGGACTACAAGGGCTGAGCGCCCGCTCATGAGCAAATCGAAAAAACCGACGCCGGCGGTTCGGCCCGGCGACCGGATCGCGGTGCGTTTCGATGCCGTCGCGCACACCGGCGCGGCGAAGGGCACGCCGACCGATTCCGCCCTCGTGGGCCTTGTCGTCTTCTGCCCTGGCATGGCGCCGGGCGATGAGGCGGATGTCGTCGTGGTCTCGGCTGATGGTCGTTACATCGTCGCCACACCCGACGCCGATGCGCCCCGCCGCGGGGATTCGCCCTTGCGCGTCGAGGCGTCGTGCCCCGTCGCTTCGCGTTGCGGCGGTTGCGATTTCCAGCACATCGACATCGCGGCTCAGCGGGGCTTCAAGCGCGAGTTCGTCGAGTATCGATTGAAACGATCCGTCGCCGCGTTGCCCGAGATCGCAGACTGCGTCGCGTCGCCCGTCGCGCTTGACTATCGGCACCGGATCGACCTGCAAGTCGAGACGCACCGTGGCGACGTCTTGTTCGGCTTCATGGCGAAGGCGAGCAATGACCTTGTCACCATCGACGCCTGCCCGATCGCCGACCCGCGCATCGGCGAGCGGCTGGCATCGCTGCGTGCCGCATTGCGTGAACTGGCATTGGGGCGCGGCGCGCGTTTTCGCATGCGCGTCGTTGTCGACGAAATGTCCGGCGTGGTCATCGCGCTGCCCGCGGACGAGGACCAGCGCGAGACGCACTCCTGGGCGCTCGTGAACGACACGACGAGCGATGCCTGGCGGCGCATCGAACGCGTGCCCGAGTTTGCGTTCCCCGGCGACGGATACGAACTGCGTTACCCCCCCGCGTGTTTCACGCAGGTGAATCCCGGCGTGAATCGTTTGTTGATCGACGCCGTGCTGCGCGCGATCGCGCCGCGCGACGGGCTCGCGGTGCTGGAGCTGTACTGCGGCATCGGCAATTTCACCATCCCGCTGGCGCTCGCGGGAGCGTCGGTGGTGGGCGTGGAGTCGGACGGCGCGGCGGCCCGCTGCGCTCGCGCGAACGCGATGCGACTCGGGCTCGGTCGCGTCGAGATCCGCACACTCACGGCGCAGGGCGCGTGCGCACAGGCGCGGTCCCGGCGCGAACCCTTCGACGCGGTCCTCGCCGATCCGCCCCGCGCGGGGCTCGGCGAACGCACGGCCCGCGATCTCTGTGAAACGCGGCCCATGCGCATCGCGTACGTGTCGTGCGACCTGGACGCGCTCGCTGCGGACCTGAAAATTCTGGCGGGGCAGGGCTACCGGATTCGCGCGGTGACGCCCTTCGACATGTTCCCGCAGACGCGCCACGTCGAGGTGCTGGTCGAGCTCGGCCTCGTGTGAAGCCGAAAAACGATAAAAAAAAGTCGGCCGTTTGTGGCGACCGACTCTCCAGCGTGGCGGACTTCGATTCGGCGTTCATGGTCCGTTTTGCGAACGGAACCAATCCCGCCGACCTCGCCCCCACTCAAACTGTCAAAGACGTCATGCGAGCCGTTGTGCGCCCGCGTGATTACGCGCCCGTGTCCTCGCCGGTGTCGGTGCCGGTGTCCGTGCCGGTATCGGTCCCCGTGTCGGTTCCCGTGTCGCCGCCGGTCGTGGTGTCGCCGCCGGTGGCGTTGCTGCCGCCGGGGTCGCCCGAGTAGACATCGATCGAAACCTTGGCCTGCAGATTTTTGTAGGTCGCGACGACGATGGAGTAACCCTGCTTGCCCGTGGCGGAGAGCGTGGTGACGGCGATCCCGTCCACGTCCGTGGTGAGCGCAGTTTCGGCGAGGTCTCCGATCGTCGCGGTCATCACCACGCTCGCGCCTTCGATGGGCGCGCCGTCAGCCGCGTAGAGTTCGAGCAGAATTGTGATCGCGCCGCCGTCCATCACGTCGAGGTTGTCGGGCGTCGCCGACAGCACGAGCGTCTGCCCCGCGCCGTTCGTCGCCACCGCCGTCTCGTCGGTCATGAACTCGGCGTCCCCGCAGGCGATCGCCATCGACGTCGCGATGAGCAGCGCACCGATGAACGTCCGACTGGCTTTCAGACTGGTCATGTGACCCTCCACGGTCCGCAGCCCGATTGAGCAATCGACGTGCCAAGGATGTCAGCGGAGGCCGGAGAGGCTTAATAGTCAGTGATATTCAATAGTTACTGGCTCATATGTGGTGAAATACGACGCACAGCCGAATGCGGGAGAGGCGGCAAAATGGGTCGTGGCGGGCGCTCTAGAACGGGAAGAAAGTGCCGCGTCTACTTCTTCGCCGGCGTCTCCGGCGGGGCGGAAGCGGCGGAGTAAGCCGTGTCGATCATCTGTGCGTCGGAATCCCCGTCCGTGTAGACGTCGGCGTCGCGGTTCTTCTCGAACTTCGCGCGGATCACGCGACCAGCGTTCGACCCGTGGATGAAGCCGATGCCGAACTGGTTGCCCTGCGCGGTGAAATCATGGACGAGCGCGTCGTCGGACTCCCACAGGAACAGAAGACCGTTGACCTTGTTGTTGATCGAGCGCCCGCCGATCACCACGGCCTTCGGCGACGAACGCACCGAGATGCCCTGAAAGTCCGTGTCCGATACGCGCGGGTCGATGATCGTGCCCTCGGGGGCGTAGTAGAAAAAGATTCCGTGGCGAAGGCACCGTTCGACGGTGCACTCGGCGACCACGCACCCGCGCGCGCCGTCGATGTCGATGCCCGAATACGCGCCGCGCACCACAAACCCGCGCACCTCGGTATACGATGCGCGAATCCGAATCCCGACCTTGTCCGGCGTTGGGCCGGGCTTACCCTTTTTCGTCAGGTCGATGATCGGCGCAGGGCGCCCCGGCCATGCTCCGAGAAAGGTCGGCTGATTGAGCACCCCCGCTTTGTCCGGCGGCACATCCACGCTCTCGCGAAAGGGCTCCTGTTTGTCACCTGACGTCGCAAAGACGCGGTCGCCCGACGCGCCGGCGACGGCCTTGATCGCGCGGCCCATCGTTTTGAACGGTTTACTGAGCGTGCCGGGGTTTTTATCGCTACCCGCCGTCGCATCGACGTAAAACGAATTGCCCTGCTTTGCGGTGAGCGGCCTGCCGCGCGCGAGAAAGCGGTCGGGCCGACTCGCCTTGACGCGCGCGAGATACGGTTTGCGGATGGGGTCGTCCTTCGTAGCCAGCGCCTTCGCCGCAAGCAGAGCGTCGTCCCCGTTCGGTCCGTTGGCGATTTTTTCGAGAATCGCGAAAGTGTCCGTGACGTCATAGTTGCCGATGGCGTCGATGGCCGCTGCCCGCACGCGCACATCGGGGTCGGACATCGCCTTTTCCAGCGGCGCGATACTCGCGTAATCGCCGATGCGCCCGAGCGCCCAGGCGGCGGCCTCGCGCACCATCGGGCTGCGGTGCGATGTCACCACGCCGTTGAGGATCGGCATGGCCAATTTCACCCGGCGCACGCCGATCATGTATGCCGTCAGGCGTTTCTCGTGGTCCTTTTCGTCGTCGGGATCGCCGAAGATTTTGGCGTAGTCGGGGGTCTTCCAGTCGGCGACCGCGACGGCTTCCTGCGCCAACGCGGTTTGCGATCGGACGAAGTGCCCGGTCCCCGCGAGGGCGACCGCCGCGAGCAAGGCGAGGGCGAATCGGCGCGCAAGGCGGGTCGTCATGCGAACCCATGCTTCGCGAGGAATTCGCGTGTGACGCCGTCCGTCTCGCGTCCCTGCGCCGCATTCACCAGCTTCTCGACGTACTTTCCGATGATGTCGGCTTCGAGATTCACCGGTGAACCCTCGCGCAGATCGGAGAGCGTCGTCTGCGCGAGCGTGTGCGGGATGATGCCGACGGAAAAAGCCGATCCATCGCATGTGTTCACGGTCAGGCTGACGCCCTGCATCGCGATCGAGCCCTTGGGGATCAGATAGCGCGCGACCTCGGGTGGCGCTTCGACATGAAACACGACGAAGTCGGGCGAGCGTTCCACGCGGCTGACCTCGCCCACGCCGTCCACGTGCCCAGCCACCCAGTGTCCGCCGAGTCGGTCGCCGAGGCGCACCGCACGCTCCAGATTGATGCGGTGGCCCGCGCGCAGCTTGCCCGCGGTGGTCTTGGCTAGAGTTTCGCGACCGACATCAACCGAAAATCCATGAGCGCCGATCTCGACGACGGTCTGACAGTAGCCGTCGATGCTGATCGACTCACCCATCGCGAGTGTCTTCGCGTCGATCGCATTCGTGCGCACCGCAAGGCGCAGCCCGCTGCCGCGGCTCGCCGTGCTCTCGACCGTGCCGATATCCTCGATGAGTCCGGTGAACATCGTTGGTCCCTCAAGGCTTCGCGGTTACAACCCCGTCACGTCCGGAGCGATCCCGCCGCGCCGCACGTCGCCCTCGACCAGCACGTCGTCGCCCAGGCGCGAAACCTTGACGTCCGCAAGGCGCCATGCGTCGGCCACCTCGTCCACGCCGCGCCCGCCGATCACGCTCGGCGCGTCGCGCCCGCCGAAGATCTTCGGCGCGATCACGAGATGGATTCGGTCCACCACGTCGGCGTCGAGCGCCGCGGCCAGCATCGTCGCCCCGCCCTCGATCATCAGGCTCGCCACCTTCATCTCGCCCAGCGCGTTCATGAGGTCGCGAAAATCGATCTTCCCACCCTCGCCGGGCAGCATCAAGACCTCGCACCCGGCGTCGGTCAGGCGGCGGCGTTTTGCCTCGTCCGACGCTGCGGTCGTGGCGATGACCGTGATGCCCGGCAGTCCGCCCGAGACCACGCGAGCGTCTTCGCTGATCGAGAGACGCCCATCCACCACGATGCGCACAGGATGACGCACTCGCACGCCGTCGAGACGGCAGGTGAGTTGCGGATCGTCGTGGTGCACCGTGCCCGCGCCGACGAGAATCGCCTGATGGGTCCGGCGCAATTCGTGCGCGTAACGCAGCGACTCCTCCGAGCTGATCCAGCGGGAGGCGCCGGTGCGCGTGGCGATTTTGCCGTCGAGCGTCATGGCGGCCTTGATGATGACGTAAGGCCGGCGAGTGGTGATGTATTTGACGAATGCCGTGTTGATCGCGGCGCATTCCGCCTGCAGTACGCGCTCGGTGACGCCGACGCCGTTTTCGCGCAGATACCCGATGCCGCGGCCTGACACGCGCGGATTAGGGTCGATCATGCCGAGGAAAACATGCGCGATGCCCGCCGCGACGAGCGCCTCGACGCACGGCGGCGTGCGCCCGAAGTGCGCGCATGGCTCCAGCGTGACGATCATGGACGCGCCTGCGACGTCGTGGCCGGCGGCGCGGGCGGCGGCGATGGCGTTGATCTCGGCGTGCGGGCGTCCCACCTCCATGTGGTAGCCCTCGCCGATGATTTCTCCGTTCTTCGCGAGGACCGCGCCGACGAGCGGGTTGGGGTGCACGAAGCCCTCGCCCAGGCGCGCGAGGGCGATCGCCCGACGCATGAGGGCTTCGACGTCGATGGCGGGGGCGTTCATCCGGCCTTCTTGCGGCCCTTGGCGCTTGGAGCGGATTTCGCTTTCGCGGGTGCCGGAGCATCCTTGGACTTGCGCGGTGCGGGGGCGTCCTTGGCCTTGCGCAGGCGGTGGATGACCTTTTCGAAGTCGTCCGCCGCGTTGAAGACCATATAGACGGACGCGAAACGCACGTAGGCGACGTCGCTGAGCGCGCGAAGTTCGGACATCACCTGATCGCCGATGACGCGCGTGCTCACCTCTTTTTCGCCCATGTCGCACACGCGGCGCTCGACGCGGTACACCACCTCTTCGACCTGCTCGACGCTGACCGGCAGCTTTTCGCAAGCACGGCGCACGCCCGCGAGAATCTTGTCGCGGTCGAAGTCCTCGCGTCGCCCGTCCTTTTTCACCACGGCGGGGTGCATGTCGCCGACGCGCTCGTAGGTCGTGAAGCGCCGCCCGCACTTGGAGCATTTCCGCCGCCGGCGCACCACGTTGTTGCCCTCGCGGAACCGCGAATCCATCACCCGGTTGT
This DNA window, taken from Deltaproteobacteria bacterium, encodes the following:
- a CDS encoding riboflavin synthase, which produces MFTGLIEDIGTVESTASRGSGLRLAVRTNAIDAKTLAMGESISIDGYCQTVVEIGAHGFSVDVGRETLAKTTAGKLRAGHRINLERAVRLGDRLGGHWVAGHVDGVGEVSRVERSPDFVVFHVEAPPEVARYLIPKGSIAMQGVSLTVNTCDGSAFSVGIIPHTLAQTTLSDLREGSPVNLEADIIGKYVEKLVNAAQGRETDGVTREFLAKHGFA
- the ribD gene encoding bifunctional diaminohydroxyphosphoribosylaminopyrimidine deaminase/5-amino-6-(5-phosphoribosylamino)uracil reductase RibD encodes the protein MNAPAIDVEALMRRAIALARLGEGFVHPNPLVGAVLAKNGEIIGEGYHMEVGRPHAEINAIAAARAAGHDVAGASMIVTLEPCAHFGRTPPCVEALVAAGIAHVFLGMIDPNPRVSGRGIGYLRENGVGVTERVLQAECAAINTAFVKYITTRRPYVIIKAAMTLDGKIATRTGASRWISSEESLRYAHELRRTHQAILVGAGTVHHDDPQLTCRLDGVRVRHPVRIVVDGRLSISEDARVVSGGLPGITVIATTAASDEAKRRRLTDAGCEVLMLPGEGGKIDFRDLMNALGEMKVASLMIEGGATMLAAALDADVVDRIHLVIAPKIFGGRDAPSVIGGRGVDEVADAWRLADVKVSRLGDDVLVEGDVRRGGIAPDVTGL
- the nrdR gene encoding transcriptional repressor NrdR, which translates into the protein MRCPYCQSLDNRVMDSRFREGNNVVRRRRKCSKCGRRFTTYERVGDMHPAVVKKDGRREDFDRDKILAGVRRACEKLPVSVEQVEEVVYRVERRVCDMGEKEVSTRVIGDQVMSELRALSDVAYVRFASVYMVFNAADDFEKVIHRLRKAKDAPAPRKSKDAPAPAKAKSAPSAKGRKKAG